From Pristiophorus japonicus isolate sPriJap1 chromosome 1, sPriJap1.hap1, whole genome shotgun sequence, a single genomic window includes:
- the vldlr gene encoding very low-density lipoprotein receptor isoform X2 — protein sequence MIPFRVVLLLLAVCSYQCRHVHGSKVSCEVSQFQCHNGRCIPSVWKCDGDVDCTDGSDESSCAKKTCGSSDFVCRDGHCVPNRWQCDGDADCEDGSDESPEICHMRTCHVNEVSCSPGSAQCIPIPWRCDGERDCDDGGDEENCGDLTCSLLEFTCSSGRCISKTFVCNGEDDCGDGSDERACAPPTCGPHEFQCNSSECIPLQWMCDSDIDCTDHSDESPERCGRTLPPLIKCSAGEIQCNSGECIHRRWYCDGDADCKDESDEANCPPLTCRPDNFRCGDGSCIHGSRQCNGFRDCLDGTDERNCRNVSECTGPTNFKCRSGECIDMTQICNQQQDCRDWSDEPLKECGLNECLVNNGGCSHICRDLVIGYECDCPAGFKLVDRKTCGDVDECQNPGICSQICINLKGGYKCECSKGYQMDPANGVCKAVGKEPYLMFTNRRDIRKIGLEHKEYTQVVEQLRNAVALDADIADQIIFWADLGQRAIFSTFVDQHRSAGHSRTVNNVQIPVGIAVDWIYKNIYWTDLGFKTLSVATFDGTKKMTLFDTDLKEPASVAVDPLAGFVYWSDWGEPAKIEKAGMNGVDRQLLVTRDIQWPNGIALDLVKSRLYWVDSKLHTLSSVNLSGQDRRRVLLSPDFLAHPFAVAVFEDRVFWTDGENEAIYGANKFTGVDVVRLASNLNEPQDIIVYHELVQPSGKNWCNEKLKNGDCEYMCLPAPQINSHSPKYTCICPSGMELAQDGQQCRMGTGTRHILPSTSHAFSASHVIMSTVLPGSRGVNSSIPLQVSQFGKGSTAVWIILPILLLAIACVAGYIARRNWQNKNTKSMNFDNPVYLKTTEDDLNIDLNRQSQSVGHTYPAISIVNTEDDSA from the exons CTAAGAAGACCTGTGGTAGCTCTGATTTTGTGTGCCGAGATGGACATTGTGTGCCTAATAGGTGGCAGTGTGATGGTGATGCTGACTGTGAAGATGGATCAGATGAAAGTCCAGAAATCTGTC ATATGAGAACCTGTCATGTCAATGAAGTCAGCTGTAGCCCTGGATCTGCTCAATGTATTCCTATACCTTGGAGATGTGATGGTGAAAGAGATTGTGATGATGGTGGTGATGAGGAGAATTGTG GTGACCTAACTTGCAGTCTACTAGAGTTTACTTGCTCCAGTGGCAGATGCATTTCAAAGACATTTGTCTGTAATGGTGAAGATGACTGTGGTGATGGAAGTGATGAGAGAGCCTGTGCTCCACCTACCTGTGGCCCACATGAATTTCAGTGCAATAGTTCTGAATGTATCCCACTGCAATGGATGTGTGACAGTGATATTGACTGCACTGATCATTCTGATGAGTCTCCAGAACGCTGTGGGCGCACCCTTCCTCCTCTCATAAAATGCTCTGCTGGTGAGATCCAGTGTAATTCAGGTGAATGCATCCACCGCAGATGGTACTGTGATGGAGATGCTGACTGCAAAGATGAAAGTGATGAAGCAAATTGCC CTCCTCTAACCTGTAGGCCAGATAACTTCAGATGTGGTGATGGTAGCTGCATTCATGGAAGCAGACAATGTAATGGATTTAGAGACTGTCTTGATGGTACTGATGAACGTAACTGTAGGAATG TTTCAGAGTGTACAGGGCCAACTAACTTCAAGTGTCGTAGTGGAGAATGCATAGATATGACTCAAATATGTAATCAGCAGCAGGATTGCAGGGACTGGAGTGATGAGCCTCTCAAGGAATGTG GTTTGAATGAATGCTTAGTGAACAATGGAGGTTGTTCTCACATCTGCAGAGATCTAGTCATTGGTTATGAATGTGATTGCCCTGCTGGCTTCAAGTTGGTTGACAGAAAAACATGTGGAG ATGTTGATGAATGCCAAAATCCAGGGATATGCAGTCAAATTTGTATCAACCTAAAAGGAGGCTATAAATGTGAATGTTCTAAAGGTTATCAAATGGATCCAGCTAATGGAGTTTGCAAGGCAGTTG GTAAAGAGCCCTATTTAATGTTCACTAATCGTCGTGACATCAGGAAAATAGGACTAGAGCACAAAGAGTATACTCAAGTAGTTGAGCAGCTAAGAAATGCTGTAGCACTGGATGCTGATATTGCAGACCAAATCATCTTCTGGGCTGACTTGGGACAACGGGCAATTTTCAG cACTTTTGTGGACCAACACCGTTCAGCTGGTCATTCCAGAACTGTTAATAATGTGCAAATCCCTGTGGGAATTGCTGTGGACTGGATTTACAAGAATATCTACTGGACTGATCTGGGTTTTAAAACTCTCTCTGTGGCTACCTTTGATGGAACCAAAAAGATGACCCTCTTTGACACTGATCTAAAGGAACCAGCTTCTGTAGCTGTTGATCCACTAGCTGG GTTTGTTTACtggtcagattggggtgaaccagcaaagaTAGAAAAAGCAGGAATGAATGGTGTCGATCGCCAACTCTTAGTTACCAGAGATATTCAGTGGCCAAATGGAATTGCACTTG ATCTTGTGAAAAGCCGCCTCTATTGGGTTGACTCAAAACTGCACACGTTGTCCAGTGTGAATCTAAGTGGACAAGATAGAAGAAGGGTGCTTCTGTCACCAGACTTCCTTGCTCATCCTTTTGCTGTTGCTGTATTTGAA GACCGTGTATTCTGGACTGATGGAGAGAATGAAGCTATCTATGGAGCCAACAAATTCACAGGAGTAGATGTGGTCCGTTTAGCCTCTAACCTTAATGAACCTCAAGATATCATAGTTTATCATGAACTAGTACAGCCATCAG GTAAAAACTGGTGTAATGAGAAGCTGAAGAATGGAGACTGTGAATACATGTGTCTACCTGCTCCTCAAATTAACAGTCATTCACCAAAGTACACCTGCATATGTCCATCTGGAATGGAGCTGGCACAAGATGGTCAACAATGTAGAATGG GAACTGGAACTAGACATATTCTGCCTTCTACATCTCATGCATTTTCTGCTTCCCATGTAATTATGTCAACTGTCTTGCCTGGCTCTAGAG GTGTAAATTCAAGTATTCCACTTCAAGTGAGCCAGTTTGGCAAAGGATCAACAGCTGTTTGGATTATACTTCCTATTT TGCTTTTGGCAATAGCCTGTGTGGCTGGTTACATTGCACGACGCAACTGGCAAAACAAGAATACAAAAAGTATGAATTTTGATAATCCTGTCTATTTGAAAACAACTGAGGACGACTTGAACATTGATCTCAACAGACAAAGTCAATCAGTTGGTCATACCTACCCTGCA ATCTCGATTGTCAACACAGAAGATGATTCAGCTTGA
- the vldlr gene encoding very low-density lipoprotein receptor isoform X1, producing MNKIVKGMEKVNLEYYYKSNIKRRNKRTSIQPVQGSKVSCEVSQFQCHNGRCIPSVWKCDGDVDCTDGSDESSCAKKTCGSSDFVCRDGHCVPNRWQCDGDADCEDGSDESPEICHMRTCHVNEVSCSPGSAQCIPIPWRCDGERDCDDGGDEENCGDLTCSLLEFTCSSGRCISKTFVCNGEDDCGDGSDERACAPPTCGPHEFQCNSSECIPLQWMCDSDIDCTDHSDESPERCGRTLPPLIKCSAGEIQCNSGECIHRRWYCDGDADCKDESDEANCPPLTCRPDNFRCGDGSCIHGSRQCNGFRDCLDGTDERNCRNVSECTGPTNFKCRSGECIDMTQICNQQQDCRDWSDEPLKECGLNECLVNNGGCSHICRDLVIGYECDCPAGFKLVDRKTCGDVDECQNPGICSQICINLKGGYKCECSKGYQMDPANGVCKAVGKEPYLMFTNRRDIRKIGLEHKEYTQVVEQLRNAVALDADIADQIIFWADLGQRAIFSTFVDQHRSAGHSRTVNNVQIPVGIAVDWIYKNIYWTDLGFKTLSVATFDGTKKMTLFDTDLKEPASVAVDPLAGFVYWSDWGEPAKIEKAGMNGVDRQLLVTRDIQWPNGIALDLVKSRLYWVDSKLHTLSSVNLSGQDRRRVLLSPDFLAHPFAVAVFEDRVFWTDGENEAIYGANKFTGVDVVRLASNLNEPQDIIVYHELVQPSGKNWCNEKLKNGDCEYMCLPAPQINSHSPKYTCICPSGMELAQDGQQCRMGTGTRHILPSTSHAFSASHVIMSTVLPGSRGVNSSIPLQVSQFGKGSTAVWIILPILLLAIACVAGYIARRNWQNKNTKSMNFDNPVYLKTTEDDLNIDLNRQSQSVGHTYPAISIVNTEDDSA from the exons CTAAGAAGACCTGTGGTAGCTCTGATTTTGTGTGCCGAGATGGACATTGTGTGCCTAATAGGTGGCAGTGTGATGGTGATGCTGACTGTGAAGATGGATCAGATGAAAGTCCAGAAATCTGTC ATATGAGAACCTGTCATGTCAATGAAGTCAGCTGTAGCCCTGGATCTGCTCAATGTATTCCTATACCTTGGAGATGTGATGGTGAAAGAGATTGTGATGATGGTGGTGATGAGGAGAATTGTG GTGACCTAACTTGCAGTCTACTAGAGTTTACTTGCTCCAGTGGCAGATGCATTTCAAAGACATTTGTCTGTAATGGTGAAGATGACTGTGGTGATGGAAGTGATGAGAGAGCCTGTGCTCCACCTACCTGTGGCCCACATGAATTTCAGTGCAATAGTTCTGAATGTATCCCACTGCAATGGATGTGTGACAGTGATATTGACTGCACTGATCATTCTGATGAGTCTCCAGAACGCTGTGGGCGCACCCTTCCTCCTCTCATAAAATGCTCTGCTGGTGAGATCCAGTGTAATTCAGGTGAATGCATCCACCGCAGATGGTACTGTGATGGAGATGCTGACTGCAAAGATGAAAGTGATGAAGCAAATTGCC CTCCTCTAACCTGTAGGCCAGATAACTTCAGATGTGGTGATGGTAGCTGCATTCATGGAAGCAGACAATGTAATGGATTTAGAGACTGTCTTGATGGTACTGATGAACGTAACTGTAGGAATG TTTCAGAGTGTACAGGGCCAACTAACTTCAAGTGTCGTAGTGGAGAATGCATAGATATGACTCAAATATGTAATCAGCAGCAGGATTGCAGGGACTGGAGTGATGAGCCTCTCAAGGAATGTG GTTTGAATGAATGCTTAGTGAACAATGGAGGTTGTTCTCACATCTGCAGAGATCTAGTCATTGGTTATGAATGTGATTGCCCTGCTGGCTTCAAGTTGGTTGACAGAAAAACATGTGGAG ATGTTGATGAATGCCAAAATCCAGGGATATGCAGTCAAATTTGTATCAACCTAAAAGGAGGCTATAAATGTGAATGTTCTAAAGGTTATCAAATGGATCCAGCTAATGGAGTTTGCAAGGCAGTTG GTAAAGAGCCCTATTTAATGTTCACTAATCGTCGTGACATCAGGAAAATAGGACTAGAGCACAAAGAGTATACTCAAGTAGTTGAGCAGCTAAGAAATGCTGTAGCACTGGATGCTGATATTGCAGACCAAATCATCTTCTGGGCTGACTTGGGACAACGGGCAATTTTCAG cACTTTTGTGGACCAACACCGTTCAGCTGGTCATTCCAGAACTGTTAATAATGTGCAAATCCCTGTGGGAATTGCTGTGGACTGGATTTACAAGAATATCTACTGGACTGATCTGGGTTTTAAAACTCTCTCTGTGGCTACCTTTGATGGAACCAAAAAGATGACCCTCTTTGACACTGATCTAAAGGAACCAGCTTCTGTAGCTGTTGATCCACTAGCTGG GTTTGTTTACtggtcagattggggtgaaccagcaaagaTAGAAAAAGCAGGAATGAATGGTGTCGATCGCCAACTCTTAGTTACCAGAGATATTCAGTGGCCAAATGGAATTGCACTTG ATCTTGTGAAAAGCCGCCTCTATTGGGTTGACTCAAAACTGCACACGTTGTCCAGTGTGAATCTAAGTGGACAAGATAGAAGAAGGGTGCTTCTGTCACCAGACTTCCTTGCTCATCCTTTTGCTGTTGCTGTATTTGAA GACCGTGTATTCTGGACTGATGGAGAGAATGAAGCTATCTATGGAGCCAACAAATTCACAGGAGTAGATGTGGTCCGTTTAGCCTCTAACCTTAATGAACCTCAAGATATCATAGTTTATCATGAACTAGTACAGCCATCAG GTAAAAACTGGTGTAATGAGAAGCTGAAGAATGGAGACTGTGAATACATGTGTCTACCTGCTCCTCAAATTAACAGTCATTCACCAAAGTACACCTGCATATGTCCATCTGGAATGGAGCTGGCACAAGATGGTCAACAATGTAGAATGG GAACTGGAACTAGACATATTCTGCCTTCTACATCTCATGCATTTTCTGCTTCCCATGTAATTATGTCAACTGTCTTGCCTGGCTCTAGAG GTGTAAATTCAAGTATTCCACTTCAAGTGAGCCAGTTTGGCAAAGGATCAACAGCTGTTTGGATTATACTTCCTATTT TGCTTTTGGCAATAGCCTGTGTGGCTGGTTACATTGCACGACGCAACTGGCAAAACAAGAATACAAAAAGTATGAATTTTGATAATCCTGTCTATTTGAAAACAACTGAGGACGACTTGAACATTGATCTCAACAGACAAAGTCAATCAGTTGGTCATACCTACCCTGCA ATCTCGATTGTCAACACAGAAGATGATTCAGCTTGA